One stretch of Pirellulales bacterium DNA includes these proteins:
- a CDS encoding DUF3775 domain-containing protein, translated as MQLSETVAKVIALATAIDDYWDIELPKRHANYPLVSPGEDSGPPPPEEQELSDLLTGLPEDQLYKLVLLAHLGRGGFGTDDLPGHYEDMVERFPTTEEAVAQMLGMGGLGDYLVDGQAKLEKSGTDIDHLMLSPIDARR; from the coding sequence ATGCAGCTTTCAGAAACCGTCGCAAAAGTGATTGCTCTCGCCACAGCAATCGACGACTACTGGGATATCGAACTTCCGAAGCGGCATGCGAATTACCCCTTGGTTTCGCCGGGCGAGGACTCAGGACCACCGCCGCCGGAAGAACAGGAGCTGAGCGATCTGTTGACGGGCCTACCCGAAGACCAATTATATAAATTGGTCTTGCTCGCACATCTCGGCCGAGGAGGCTTTGGAACGGACGATCTACCGGGGCACTACGAGGACATGGTGGAACGATTCCCGACGACCGAAGAGGCAGTTGCGCAGATGCTGGGCATGGGGGGATTGGGCGACTACCTGGTGGACGGTCAAGCCAAACTCGAAAAGAGCGGGACCGACATCGATCACCTGATGCTTTCGCCGATCGATGCACGCCGTTAG
- a CDS encoding type II toxin-antitoxin system VapC family toxin — protein MTHLLDTNICSAHMRRPAGLAHRFFQYAGGIASSTIVLAELYSGAYKHPNPAKLLALIADLLQELAVLDFDSGCAHEFGVLQGGLLQQGIVVPETDLMIASVARLHNLTLVTHNTADFQSIPGLRLDDWLSP, from the coding sequence ATGACCCACCTCCTCGACACGAACATCTGCTCGGCCCACATGCGGCGTCCCGCCGGCTTGGCGCATCGGTTCTTTCAGTACGCGGGCGGCATCGCCAGCTCGACGATAGTTCTGGCGGAGTTATACTCTGGAGCGTACAAGCATCCCAATCCTGCGAAATTGCTTGCGTTGATTGCTGATTTACTGCAGGAACTGGCGGTCCTTGATTTCGATTCGGGCTGTGCGCATGAATTCGGCGTGCTCCAGGGCGGGTTGTTGCAACAAGGCATCGTCGTTCCAGAAACAGACCTTATGATCGCCTCGGTGGCCAGGCTCCACAATCTGACCCTGGTGACGCACAACACCGCGGACTTCCAAAGCATCCCTGGCCTGCGGCTCGACGACTGGCTCTCGCCCTGA
- a CDS encoding SDR family oxidoreductase, producing MLKPGTFQDRTIVITGGGTGLGRSMARCLSGLGANIVICGRRQDVLDETAAEIQQETGGHVLAQPCDVRDTGQIDALVAAAYDRFGTVHGLVNNAAGNFICPTERLSYNAVHAVVDIVLYGTFHATLAFGKRWIAECTKAAILNIVATYATSGSGFVVPSAVAKAGVLALTQSLASEWGKYGIRSNAIAPGPFPTEGAWSRLMPDALKQLGGPRQRIPLGRLGEHEELANLAAYLLSDYAGYINGDCIRIDGGEWVRAAGEFNYLEAVTSEQWDELQRALRGK from the coding sequence ATGCTCAAACCAGGCACCTTCCAAGACCGCACCATTGTCATCACCGGCGGCGGCACGGGGCTGGGCCGCTCGATGGCCCGCTGCTTGTCGGGCCTGGGGGCGAACATCGTCATCTGCGGCCGTCGCCAAGACGTGCTCGATGAGACCGCCGCGGAAATCCAGCAGGAAACGGGCGGGCACGTGCTCGCCCAGCCCTGCGATGTGCGCGACACCGGTCAGATCGACGCACTCGTGGCCGCGGCGTACGATCGCTTCGGCACGGTACACGGCTTGGTGAACAACGCCGCCGGCAACTTTATCTGCCCGACGGAACGGCTGAGTTACAACGCCGTTCACGCGGTGGTCGACATCGTACTCTACGGCACGTTTCACGCGACGCTGGCCTTCGGCAAACGCTGGATCGCCGAGTGTACGAAAGCCGCCATCTTGAACATCGTGGCCACGTATGCCACCAGCGGTTCCGGTTTCGTCGTTCCGTCGGCGGTGGCCAAGGCCGGCGTGCTGGCGCTCACGCAGTCGCTGGCCAGCGAGTGGGGCAAGTACGGCATCCGCTCCAACGCCATCGCGCCCGGCCCTTTCCCCACCGAAGGCGCCTGGTCGCGGCTGATGCCCGACGCACTCAAGCAGCTTGGCGGTCCGCGGCAGCGAATACCGTTGGGCCGCCTGGGCGAGCACGAAGAACTGGCGAACCTGGCCGCGTATCTGCTTAGCGATTATGCCGGTTACATCAACGGCGACTGCATCCGCATCGACGGCGGCGAATGGGTCCGCGCCGCCGGCGAATTCAATTATCTCGAGGCCGTCACGAGCGAACAGTGGGACGAGTTGCAGCGGGCGTTGAGGGGAAAGTGA